From one Mytilus trossulus isolate FHL-02 chromosome 10, PNRI_Mtr1.1.1.hap1, whole genome shotgun sequence genomic stretch:
- the LOC134688076 gene encoding uncharacterized protein LOC134688076 codes for MVLGTSIGELVKFARCGNLEYRGAKINCDCSVAEFFNLEYLEFNRMFSNLFTSNACQNPEPLRGIHIKDLFFNTSLHHLMICDVQDGCPKVGNCKCVCTSHPLTDSIIIDCSNQSCTDLPDVVPKTRHRIVLLMEGNQIQSVNSKYYFKDVKSLDLAGNPVQGFDESIQNFTNAAEIIIVDHLLDSLPRQVQFLDPNVFRFGQNGIPCNCDNRWIGEWRQFKNAKDPLFCSNFENFSIEDYISHSMDCDSRQENLLSLYSLIPLTIFILIWKLRHLRYDVRVLKNQFLTIDKNIQRIWQTDVYISFDEDNDDVRWFVFQILDKFCRRRELSTYIACRDSWPGSTDEQNIVRNLQRCKYCLIIQSSGMYDLDKTNSCSNRMEYRLAWDLFTDKKLCKVFIINFDKSKTEKFQTMKTKALYRLGMGFKIYDRKRSLYEKLLEVFNEPLVTNAKHIRQRKRRILAYLWHQFKDRT; via the coding sequence ATGGTATTAGGAACCAGCATTGGAGAACTAGTTAAATTTGCAAGGTGTGGAAACCTTGAGTATCGCGGAGCGAAAATTAACTGTGATTGTTCAGTTGCAGAATTCTTCAATTTAGAGTATCTTGAGTTTAATCGGATGTTTAGTAATCTATTTACTAGTAATGCGTGTCAAAATCCAGAACCTTTACGAGGTATACATATAAAAGACCTTTTCTTTAACACGAGTCTTCATCATCTCATGATATGCGACGTTCAAGATGGCTGTCCTAAAGTTGGAAACtgtaaatgtgtttgtacatctcaTCCACTTACTGACAGTATAATCATAGATTGCTCTAACCAGTCTTGCACGGATCTTCCCGATGTGGTTCCCAAAACTAGGCATAGAATAGTGTTATTGATGGAAGGTAATCAAATACAAAGTGTTAATTCGAAATACTATTTTAAAGATGTAAAAAGTTTGGATTTAGCCGGAAATCCTGTACAGGGTTTTGATGAAAGCatccaaaattttacaaatgcTGCTGAAATAATCATAGTAGATCATTTACTTGACTCACTTCCAAGGCAAGTTCAATTTCTTGATCCTAACGTCTTCCGGTTCGGTCAAAATGGTATACCTTGTAATTGTGATAATCGATGGATCGGCGAATGGAGACAGTTTAAAAATGCAAAGGATCCTCTATTTTGTTCAAACTTTGAAAATTTCTCAATTGAAGATTATATAAGTCATTCAATGGACTGTGATTCAAGACAAGAAAATCTATTGTCTTTGTATTCACTTATTCCCCTGActatatttattcttatttggAAACTACGACATCTTCGTTATGATGTAAGAGTCCTTAAAAATCAGTTCCTaacaattgacaaaaatatacaaaggaTTTGGCAAACTgatgtttatatttcatttgacgAAGACAACGATGACGTCAGATGGTTTGTGTTTCAGATATTAGATAAGTTTTGTCGTAGAAGAGAACTAAGCACCTATATTGCCTGTCGAGATTCATGGCCTGGCAGTACAGACGAGCAAAACATCGTCAGGAATTTGCAACGTTGCAAATACTGCCTAATAATACAGTCATCTGGCATGTATGATTTAGATAAAACCAACTCATGTTCAAATCGTATGGAATATAGACTAGCATGGGATCTGTTTACAGATAAAAAGTTATGCAAagtatttattattaactttGACAAgagtaaaacagaaaaatttcaaactatGAAAACAAAAGCGCTATACAGACTTGGGATGGGATTTAAGATATATGATCGTAAACGGTCTTTATACGAAAAATTGTTGGAAGTTTTCAACGAACCACTAGTTACAAATGCAAAACACATTCGCCAGCGTAAAAGAAGAATATTGGCATATTTATGGCATCAATTTAAAGATAGAACTTGA